From one Danio rerio strain Tuebingen ecotype United States chromosome 19, GRCz12tu, whole genome shotgun sequence genomic stretch:
- the eef1a1l1 gene encoding elongation factor 1-alpha has protein sequence MGKEKTHINIVVIGHVDSGKSTTTGHLIYKCGGIDKRTIEKFEKEAAEMGKGSFKYAWVLDKLKAERERGITIDIALWKFETSKYYVTIIDAPGHRDFIKNMITGTSQADCAVLIVAGGVGEFEAGISKNGQTREHALLAFTLGVKQLIVGVNKMDSTEPPYSQARFEEITKEVSAYIKKIGYNPASVAFVPISGWHGDNMLEASSNMGWFKGWKIERKEGNASGTTLLDALDAILPPSRPTDKPLRLPLQDVYKIGGIGTVPVGRVETGVLKPGMVVTFAPANVTTEVKSVEMHHESLTEATPGDNVGFNVKNVSVKDIRRGNVAGDSKNDPPMEAANFNAQVIILNHPGQISQGYAPVLDCHTAHIACKFAELKEKIDRRSGKKLEDNPKALKSGDAAIVEMVPGKPMCVESFSTYPPLGRFAVRDMRQTVAVGVIKSVEKKIGGAGKVTKSAQKAAKTK, from the exons ATGGGAAAGGAAAAGACCCACATTAACATCGTGGTTATTGGCCACGTCGACTCCGGAAAGTCCACCACCACCGGCCATCTGATCTACAAATGCGGTGGAATCGACAAGAGAACCATCGAGAAGTTCGAGAAGGAAGCCGCTGAG ATGGGCAAGGGCTCCTTCAAGTACGCCTGGGTGTTGGACAAACTGAAGGCCGAGCGTGAGCGTGGTATCACCATTGACATTGCTCTCTGGAAATTCGAGACCAGCAAATACTACGTCACCATCATTGATGCCCCTGGACACAGAGACTTCATCAAGAACATGATCACTGGTACTTCTCAG GCTGACTGTGCTGTGCTGATTGTTGCTGGTGGTGTTGGTGAGTTTGAGGCTGGTATCTCCAAGAACGGACAGACCCGTGAGCACGCCCTCCTGGCTTTCACCCTGGGAGTGAAACAGCTGATCGTTGGAGTCAACAAGATGGACTCCACTGAGCCCCCTTACAGCCAGGCTCGTTTTGAGGAAATCACCAAGGAAGTCAGCGCATACATCAAGAAGATCGGCTACAACCCTGCCAGTGTTGCCTTCGTCCCAATTTCAGGATGGCACGGTGACAACATGCTGGAGGCCAGCTCAAAC ATGGGCTGGTTCAAGGGATGGAAGATTGAGCGCAAGGAGGGTAATGCTAGCGGTACTACTCTTCTTGATGCCCTTGATGCCATTCTGCCCCCTAGCCGTCCCACCGACAAGCCCCTCCGTCTGCCACTTCAGGATGTGTACAAAATTGGAG GTATTGGAACTGTACCTGTGGGTCGTGTGGAGACTGGTGTCCTCAAGCCTGGTATGGTTGTGACCTTCGCCCCTGCCAATGTAACCACTGAGGTCAAGTCTGTTGAGATGCACCACGAGTCTCTGACTGAGGCCACTCCTGGTGACAACGTTGGCTTCAACGTTAAGAACGTGTCTGTCAAGGACATCCGTCGTGGTAATGTGGCTGGAGACAGCAAGAACGACCCACCCATGGAGGCTGCCAACTTCAACGCTCAG GTCATCATCCTGAACCACCCTGGTCAGATCTCTCAGGGTTACGCCCCAGTGCTGGATTGCCACACTGCTCACATCGCCTGCAAGTTTGCTGAGCTCAAGGAGAAGATCGACCGTCGTTCTGGCAAGAAGCTTGAAGACAACCCCAAGGCTCTCAAATCCGGAGATGCTGCCATTGTCGAGATGGTCCCTGGCAAGCCCATGTGTGTGGAGAGCTTCTCTACCTACCCTCCTCTTG GTCGCTTTGCTGTGCGTGACATGAGGCAGACCGTTGCTGTCGGCGTCATCAAGAGCGTTGAGAAGAAAATCGGTGGTGCTGGCAAGGTCACAAAGTCTGCACAGAAGGCTGCCAAGACCAAGTGA